Genomic window (Campylobacter sp. RM16704):
TAGTATAACTTTAGATAATGTAAAATCAGGTAGAAATCTAACTACTATTATAGAAGCTGATAATTTAGAAAAAAATACTATACATTATAATTTAGTCCAATCTTTATCTAATGCTTCAAGTATAGATAAAGGCTCTAAAATCATTTTAAGAGCTAATGAAAATGCAAATGAAAATATTTTTAATATAAAAGATTATTCTAGTGCAGCTCATGATAATGTATATATTATTAGAGCTTATAACGAAAGTGCTAATAATAAAATCATTTTTACAAATATTGCACTAGGAACAGCTTCTGATACAAGAGAAGGAGATATATTAATTAGTGCTGGTATTGCTAAAAATACTCATGATAATTATACTCATATAACTAATTTAAATATAGATGAGTATAAAAACAATTCTACTATTTTTATAACTGCTTCTGGTATATATAATCAAGATGATAAAAGTTATAATAATAGCTTATACTTAAGTGGAACTACTAATATTTATAAAAATACTAATATAGATGTATTAGCAGGTAGCTTTTTAAGAGAAAAAACCAATGATAATACTTATATCTCAAAAGCACTTACTCATAAAAGTGGAACTAATAATCATCTTTATTTAAATACTAATATTAATGCTAAATTAGTAAATTACTTTGATCATTATAGCTTTATACTAAAAGATAATACTAAAAATTATTTAAATACTAAAGAAGCTATTTATCTAAGTGAAAAAACTTCTATTAATGTTTATACCAATAATACTTTAAAAAATAAAAGTTTTATTCTAATGCAAAGTGAAAAAGGCTTTGTAGATGAAAACAATAAACACTTAGATAAAAAAGATTTACAAAAACTATTAAATCAAATACATAAAAATCAAAAAGCCTTAGATAAAAACATTAAAGAAAAGGTTCAAAGAGCTACTTATACTTTAAGTATTAGTGATGATGCTAAAAGTATCATAGTAAATTTAAATTAAAACTACAAAAGGAGCAAATATGAAAACAACAAAACTAACTCATCATATTATACTTTCAGGTATAACAGTATCTTTACTTTTTTCTCCACTAATGGCTTTACCTAGTGGAGGTAAATTTACTCATGGAACAACAGGAACTATAAACATTAATGGTAATACTATGAATATTAATGGTCATAAAGTTAGTTCTGTCATTCAATGGGGTGGTGGATTTAGTATTAATCAAGGTGAGAGTGTAAATTTTGGAGGAAGCAATAAAAACTATCTAAACATTGCTCATGGAACAAGTAAATCTACTATAGCTGGTTTATTAAATGCTAATGGTAATAATGTATTTTTAATCAATCCTAATGGAGTAATCATTACTAAAACAGGAACTATCAATGCTAATCGCTTTGTGGCTTCTACTTCATCTATGGATAATACAACTATGCAAAACTTTGCTAATATGAATAATTTCAATGATGGTTTAAGCTTTTCACCTGTATTTAAACCTAATAAATTAGGTAATGTGGTTAATATGGGTAATATTAATGCTAATAAAGTATTGCTTATAGGCAATAAAGTAGATATACAAGGTGGTAAGCTAGGTAATGCTAATTCTACTACACATTTAGTAGGAAATAATGTATATATAGATGCAGATAGTGCTAATTTAAATTCAACTATAAATGTAACAGCTACACAAAATGGTTACATACAAAGACAAATGAATAAATTTGCTAATGATAATTATAATTTTGGAAATAACACCAATATACAAAATACAAACTACACAGAAACTAACGGACAAACTCATAATGGAAGTAATAACTTCAAAAAAGTCCTAACTATAGGCAATATGGAAAATGAAAAAGCCAATGCTACAGAATGGTTTTACTTTGCTAAAGGGTGGAATGAAAACAGAGGCGATACACAAAGTGTTGATGAGTTTAGATTAGTAGGGAATGTGGATTTTAGTGGTAACAAAGGACAAGGAGTAGAAGGTAGAGACTGGCAAAACTATGCTAATTATTGTTTAAGTGCAGGTAATTGTACTAATATGATAGTAGGATTTAGCGACAAAACTATATTTACAAAAACCTTTGATGGACAAGGTTATACTTTAAAAAATATTAATATAGATATAACTAAATTAAGTGATGAGCTTAGATATATTGGATTATTTGGTGCTGTGCGAGATACTATTAAAAATATTAATGTAGATTATATGGGCGGTGGGATAAAGACTGATATTAAGCATTTTTATATTGGTGGTTTTGCTGGCTATACTGACTACGGAACTTTAACAAATATTTCTTTAAAAAATATAGGTAGTATTAATGGTGGTCATTATACTGGTGGCTTTATTGGTGGTACTCATTATAAAGGAAATTTATCTAATATTTCTTTAGATAATATAGGAGATATTAGTAGTAAAAATGGTAGTGCCGGTGGTTTTGCTGGTAGTGCTGGTGGAACCTATAGTAATATTTCTTTAAATAATATAGGGAATATTAGTAGTTATAGTAAAGCTGGTGGTTTTGCTGGTCATGTTGAAAGAGGAATTTTTACTGATATTTCTTTAAATCATATAGGAAATATTACTAGCAAAAACAATGGAACTGGTAGTTATGTTGGTGGTTTTGCTGGTTATGTTAATGCTTGGTATGATGATGGTTTAGAAGCCAATATTTTTACAAATATTTCTTTAAATAATATAGGAGATATGAGTAGTCGTGCTAGTAATTACACTCGTTCTGGTGGTTTTGCTGGCTGGATTAGAATAGGGACTTTTTCTAATATTTCTTTAAATAATATAGGCAATATTTATAGTGGTAGTGATAATAGTGCTACTGGAGGTTTTGCTGGTCAGATTGGTAGAGGAAATTTTACTAATATTTCTATAAATGACTTAGGAAAGATTACTGGTGATCCAAGATGGCCTTTTGGTGGTTTTGTTGGTGATATTGATTATGGAACTTTCAAAAATATCTACATATATTTTAATCCAAATATGAGTATAGGTGAATATTCAAAATTAGCAGGCTTATTCTTTGGATATGGAATTAGTGGAAATGGTCATGTTAGCTTTGACAATGTCCATATCTACCATAAATATGGAGAATTAGCTAATGCAAATAAAGATCAAAAACACTGGAATGATTTTAACCAAAACGGCTATAAGCAAGATAAAATAAACATTCATACTTATACAGATGAAACTCAAGAGAGTTTTTATCAAGACTTTTTATCTAAAGCAAACACTATAGAAAAACCTAATATAACACCACCATCTAAACCAACAAATCCAACTGATTCAGAAGTTATCTTAGGTAGTGATGATTTATATTCTGATATTATTATGGAATGGATTATCAATGAAATAAGAAATGAAAAATATACTATAAGTATTGAAAAGCTAGTTGGCTTGATTAATGTTTTTAAGGGATTAAGCAAAAATTCTAGCGAGGATGAGATTAAAGCTATTGTAAAAACACATTTAGATATAAAAGATGATGATAAAGCTTTAAGTATGGCTCAAGGTATTAGCTTTTTACTAAACTATAAAGAACACAATTTTGATAAAAGATTAAATAATGAAGCCTTAGTTACTTATAATGGTATTATTAGACCTAATGTTAGCAATACTTTAGAGATAATCTCATACTTAGATAAAAATAAAAATGAACTCCAAAAACAATATGATGATTATCTACAAATTAAAGATAATTTTAACAAAGCTTATCAAGCTTATAAAAATGCAGAAGCTGAATTTAATAAATTATTAGATTTAGTCAATAAAGGCGAATTAAAATACAATGATCCTAAATTCACTCAAGCTTTTGATAATTGGACTAAGGCTTATAATGATTACAATGCTTTGTCAAATGATATTACTAAGCTTAATGATAATGTTTTAAATATTGCTAGTGCTATTACAGATAAAGATAATGGTTTAGGTTATACAAATTTTAGTTTTGCTAAATTTGATGATATTACTAAGATTGATTTGATTAAACCAGAACTTCCTGATATAGATAATTCTCAAGGTGGAGATTTGCCTGTATTCGAACAAACAGCCTCACTTAATCTAATAGGTGATAATGCTTTAGAAGATGATGATGAAAAAGAAGAAGTAGAAGAAGCTTCTATGAAACAAAAATCAATAACTTGCATAGTAAGTGATAATTATAAAACTATGAATCCTTGTGTAGTAGGGGGAATGTAACTATGAAAACAACAAAACTAACTCATCATATTATACTTTCAGGTATAACAGTATCTTTACTTTTTTCTCCACTAATGGCTTTACCTAGTGGAGGTAAATTTACTCATGGAACAACAGGAACTATAAACATTAATGGTAATACTATGAATATTAATGGTCATAAAGTTAGTTCTGTCATTCAATGGGGTGGTGGATTTAGTATTAATCAAGGTGAGAGTGTAAATTTTGGAGGAAGCAATAAAAACTATCTAAACATTGCTCATGGAACAAGTAAATCTACTATAGCTGGTTTATTAAATGCTAATGGTAATAATGTATTTTTAATCAATCCTAATGGAGTAATCATTACTAAAACAGGAACTATCAATGCTAATCGCTTTGTGGCTTCTACTTCATCTATGGATAATACAACTATGCAAAACTTTGCTAATATGAATAATTTCAATGATGGTTTAAGCTTTTCACCTGTATTTAAACCTAATAAATTAGGTAATGTGGTTAATATGGGTAATATTAATGCTAATAAAGTATTGCTTATAGGTAATAAAGTTTTATTACAAAGTTCTTTTAATACAAAGAATAAAACTTTCAATCAAATCAAAGCTTCAAATATACATTTAGTAGGTAATGAAATACATGCTGATATTGCTACTTTAAAAGATATAAATAAATTATATATCACAGCTAAAGATAAAGGCTCACTTTACTTAAATGCTACTGGATATTATTATAATCCATCTTCATTTAGTCATTTTAATAATTATGAAAGTAAAGCTTATAATGGTATAAATCATAATAATACTAATTTTTCTAATATGCGATATGTAGGTATAGGTTCTGATGTAGATTGGTGGCATTTTGCTAAAGGGTGGAATGAAAACAAGGCAGGATTTAGAACTAGTGCTAGTGAATATAAACTAACTAATGATATAGATTTTAAAGG
Coding sequences:
- a CDS encoding two-partner secretion domain-containing protein; its protein translation is MKTTKLTHHIILSGITVSLLFSPLMALPSGGKFTHGTTGTININGNTMNINGHKVSSVIQWGGGFSINQGESVNFGGSNKNYLNIAHGTSKSTIAGLLNANGNNVFLINPNGVIITKTGTINANRFVASTSSMDNTTMQNFANMNNFNDGLSFSPVFKPNKLGNVVNMGNINANKVLLIGNKVDIQGGKLGNANSTTHLVGNNVYIDADSANLNSTINVTATQNGYIQRQMNKFANDNYNFGNNTNIQNTNYTETNGQTHNGSNNFKKVLTIGNMENEKANATEWFYFAKGWNENRGDTQSVDEFRLVGNVDFSGNKGQGVEGRDWQNYANYCLSAGNCTNMIVGFSDKTIFTKTFDGQGYTLKNINIDITKLSDELRYIGLFGAVRDTIKNINVDYMGGGIKTDIKHFYIGGFAGYTDYGTLTNISLKNIGSINGGHYTGGFIGGTHYKGNLSNISLDNIGDISSKNGSAGGFAGSAGGTYSNISLNNIGNISSYSKAGGFAGHVERGIFTDISLNHIGNITSKNNGTGSYVGGFAGYVNAWYDDGLEANIFTNISLNNIGDMSSRASNYTRSGGFAGWIRIGTFSNISLNNIGNIYSGSDNSATGGFAGQIGRGNFTNISINDLGKITGDPRWPFGGFVGDIDYGTFKNIYIYFNPNMSIGEYSKLAGLFFGYGISGNGHVSFDNVHIYHKYGELANANKDQKHWNDFNQNGYKQDKINIHTYTDETQESFYQDFLSKANTIEKPNITPPSKPTNPTDSEVILGSDDLYSDIIMEWIINEIRNEKYTISIEKLVGLINVFKGLSKNSSEDEIKAIVKTHLDIKDDDKALSMAQGISFLLNYKEHNFDKRLNNEALVTYNGIIRPNVSNTLEIISYLDKNKNELQKQYDDYLQIKDNFNKAYQAYKNAEAEFNKLLDLVNKGELKYNDPKFTQAFDNWTKAYNDYNALSNDITKLNDNVLNIASAITDKDNGLGYTNFSFAKFDDITKIDLIKPELPDIDNSQGGDLPVFEQTASLNLIGDNALEDDDEKEEVEEASMKQKSITCIVSDNYKTMNPCVVGGM